One Mycolicibacterium parafortuitum DNA segment encodes these proteins:
- a CDS encoding DUF2334 domain-containing protein: MAGQLIVSVSGIGDRTLDDVVAFRAELARRRVPASLLVAPRLKAGYRLDRDTATIEWLAAQRGAGDALVLHGFDAAATKARRNEFATLPAHEANLRLMAADRILEHLGLRTRLFAAPGWNVSDGALKVLPRNGFRVLAGWSGITDLVRRDTVRARVLGIGEGFLTEPWWCRTVVLAAERTARRGGVVRVAVAARHLRRPGPRQAMLDAVDLALMHSCEPRVYEWAPRSALTGAA; this comes from the coding sequence GTGGCAGGACAACTGATCGTCTCGGTCTCCGGCATCGGGGACCGCACGCTCGACGACGTCGTGGCGTTCCGCGCCGAACTCGCCCGGCGCCGGGTCCCGGCGTCACTGCTGGTCGCGCCGCGCCTGAAAGCCGGTTACCGGCTCGACCGGGACACCGCGACCATCGAGTGGCTCGCGGCGCAGCGCGGCGCGGGCGACGCGCTGGTCCTGCACGGGTTCGACGCCGCGGCCACCAAGGCCCGCCGAAATGAGTTCGCGACGCTGCCCGCGCACGAGGCGAATCTGCGGTTGATGGCCGCCGACCGGATCCTCGAACACCTCGGCCTACGCACCCGGCTGTTCGCCGCGCCCGGCTGGAACGTCTCCGACGGTGCACTGAAGGTGCTGCCGCGCAACGGGTTCCGTGTGCTTGCCGGATGGTCGGGCATCACCGATTTGGTCCGTCGCGACACCGTGCGGGCCCGGGTCCTCGGCATCGGCGAAGGCTTCCTCACCGAACCGTGGTGGTGCCGCACGGTCGTGCTGGCCGCCGAGCGCACCGCGCGCCGTGGCGGGGTCGTGCGGGTCGCGGTCGCGGCCAGGCACCTCCGGCGCCCGGGCCCGCGGCAGGCCATGCTCGACGCCGTCGACCTGGCGCTGATGCACTCCTGCGAACCGCGGGTCTACGAATGGGCACCGCGATCCGCGCTGACCGGCGCCGCGTAA
- a CDS encoding TetR/AcrR family transcriptional regulator yields MTRGSYHHGDLKAVILGHAAALVAERGADGVSLRELARAAGVSHAAPAHHFTDRRGLFTALAAQGWRMLAAALAQSGPQFLDAALEYVRFAVEHPGHYEVMFDRSLVNPDDPELIAAQTAAGTELAAGVGTLDDARAKDDPQAAGLAAWSLVHGFAMLWLNEAIDTHADPVDTVQRVAGMLFAPGSDVGGERG; encoded by the coding sequence ATGACCAGGGGCAGCTACCACCACGGCGACCTGAAGGCCGTCATCCTCGGCCACGCGGCCGCGCTGGTCGCCGAGCGCGGCGCGGACGGCGTCTCACTGCGTGAGTTGGCCCGCGCCGCAGGCGTTTCCCATGCCGCGCCGGCGCACCACTTCACCGATCGGCGTGGCCTGTTCACCGCCCTGGCCGCACAGGGATGGCGGATGCTGGCGGCCGCACTGGCGCAGTCCGGACCGCAATTCCTGGACGCGGCACTGGAATACGTGCGGTTCGCCGTGGAACACCCCGGCCACTACGAGGTGATGTTCGATCGTTCCCTGGTCAACCCCGACGACCCGGAGCTCATCGCGGCCCAGACCGCGGCAGGCACCGAATTGGCCGCCGGGGTCGGGACACTCGACGACGCACGCGCCAAAGACGACCCCCAGGCCGCCGGCCTGGCGGCGTGGTCTCTGGTGCACGGGTTCGCGATGCTGTGGCTCAACGAGGCGATCGACACCCATGCCGACCCCGTCGACACCGTCCAACGCGTGGCCGGGATGCTGTTCGCCCCGGGATCCGATGTCGGCGGCGAGCGCGGGTAG
- a CDS encoding FAD-binding dehydrogenase, with protein sequence MTAEVADVIVVGAGLAGLVAACELAERGRRVLIVDQENAANIGGQAYWSFGGLFFVDSPEQRRMGIRDSHELALQDWLGSAGFDRPEDHWPRQWAHAYVDFAAGEKRSWLRDRGLQTFALVGWAERGGYDANGHGNSVPRFHITWGTGPALVDIFARRLVGNARVRFAHRHRVDELIAEDGAVVGVRGAVLEPSDAVRGAPSSRNVIGDFEFRAQAVIVASGGIGGNHDLVRKYWPKRMGRVPEQLLSGVPAHVDGRMLEISATAGASVINSDRMWHYTEGITNYDPIWPRHGIRILPGPSSLWLDAYGKRLPVPLYPGFDTLGTLEYIAQTGQDYTWFVLNSRIIAKEFGLSGQEQNPDLTERSIRAVLERSRKGPAPVHAFVDKGVDFVTATTLRELVAKMNAVPDVLPLDFDVVEHEVTARDREVANKFTKDGQVTAIRAAREYLGDRVRVVAPHRLTDPKAGPMIAVKLHILTRKSLGGLETDLDARALRGDGSVLPGLYAAGEAAGFGGGGVHGYRSLEGTFLGGCVFSGRAAGRHAALSVG encoded by the coding sequence ATGACTGCTGAAGTCGCCGATGTGATCGTGGTGGGTGCCGGGCTGGCCGGCCTGGTGGCGGCCTGCGAACTCGCTGAACGGGGCAGGCGCGTCCTGATCGTCGACCAGGAGAACGCGGCCAATATCGGCGGGCAGGCGTACTGGTCGTTCGGCGGGCTGTTCTTCGTCGACAGCCCCGAGCAACGCCGGATGGGCATCCGCGACAGCCACGAGCTGGCGCTGCAGGACTGGCTCGGCTCCGCCGGGTTCGACCGGCCCGAGGACCACTGGCCCCGACAGTGGGCGCACGCCTACGTCGACTTCGCCGCGGGGGAGAAGCGCAGCTGGCTGCGCGACCGCGGACTGCAGACCTTCGCGCTGGTCGGCTGGGCCGAACGCGGCGGCTACGACGCGAACGGGCACGGCAACTCCGTGCCGCGATTTCACATCACCTGGGGCACCGGCCCCGCGCTCGTCGACATCTTCGCCCGCCGCCTGGTCGGCAACGCCCGGGTCCGGTTCGCCCACCGGCACCGCGTCGACGAACTTATCGCCGAGGACGGCGCCGTTGTCGGCGTCCGCGGCGCGGTGCTCGAACCCTCCGACGCGGTGCGCGGCGCACCGTCGTCACGAAACGTCATCGGCGACTTCGAATTCCGGGCCCAGGCGGTCATCGTCGCCAGCGGTGGCATCGGCGGCAACCACGACCTGGTCCGCAAGTACTGGCCCAAGCGCATGGGCCGGGTGCCCGAACAGCTGCTCAGCGGGGTGCCCGCGCATGTCGACGGCCGGATGCTGGAGATCTCGGCGACCGCGGGCGCCAGCGTGATCAACAGCGACCGCATGTGGCACTACACCGAGGGCATCACCAATTACGACCCGATCTGGCCGCGGCACGGCATCCGGATCCTGCCCGGACCGTCGTCGCTGTGGCTGGACGCGTACGGCAAGCGCCTGCCCGTGCCGCTGTACCCGGGCTTCGACACGCTCGGCACGCTGGAGTACATCGCCCAGACCGGCCAGGACTACACATGGTTCGTGCTGAACTCGCGCATCATCGCCAAGGAGTTCGGCTTGTCGGGACAGGAGCAGAACCCGGATCTGACCGAACGCAGCATCCGCGCGGTGCTCGAACGCAGCCGCAAGGGGCCCGCGCCGGTGCACGCGTTCGTCGACAAGGGCGTCGACTTCGTCACCGCGACCACGCTGCGCGAACTGGTGGCGAAGATGAACGCGGTGCCCGATGTGCTGCCGCTGGACTTCGACGTCGTCGAACACGAGGTGACCGCCCGCGACCGCGAGGTCGCCAACAAGTTCACCAAGGACGGTCAGGTCACGGCGATCCGGGCGGCGCGCGAGTACCTCGGCGACCGGGTGCGCGTCGTCGCACCGCACCGGCTCACCGACCCGAAGGCCGGCCCGATGATCGCGGTCAAGCTGCACATCCTGACCCGAAAATCGTTGGGCGGGTTGGAAACCGACCTCGATGCGCGCGCGTTGCGCGGCGACGGCAGCGTGCTGCCGGGGTTGTACGCCGCCGGTGAGGCCGCCGGGTTCGGCGGGGGCGGGGTGCACGGGTACCGCTCGCTGGAGGGCACGTTCCTCGGCGGCTGCGTGTTCTCCGGCCGAGCCGCGGGCAGGCACGCCGCGCTGTCGGTCGGGTAA
- the purS gene encoding phosphoribosylformylglycinamidine synthase subunit PurS: MAKVVVNVMPKTEILDPQGQAIVGALGRLGFEGISDVRQGKRFELDIDGDIDDDKLAEIAESLLANTVIEDWTISREDA, encoded by the coding sequence GTGGCAAAAGTGGTGGTGAACGTCATGCCCAAGACCGAGATCCTGGACCCGCAGGGTCAGGCGATCGTCGGCGCGCTGGGCCGTCTCGGGTTCGAGGGAATCTCAGATGTCCGGCAGGGCAAGCGATTCGAGCTCGACATCGACGGCGACATCGATGACGACAAGCTCGCCGAGATCGCCGAGAGCCTGCTGGCGAACACCGTGATCGAGGATTGGACCATCAGCCGGGAGGACGCATGA
- a CDS encoding MBL fold metallo-hydrolase: MQLTHFGHSCLLASFPNASGQDTTVLFDPGNFSHGFEGITGLDAILITHQHPDHADTARLPALVEANPQAALYADPQTAAQLGGSWQAVNVGDELSIGHLTVRGAGGTHAVIHPEIPVIDNISYLVGDGEHSARLMHPGDALFVPGEPVDVLATPAAAPWLKISEAVDYLRAVAPAHAVPIHQAIIDPVGRPIFYGRLTEMTDTDFQVLEQESATEF, translated from the coding sequence ATGCAGCTCACACATTTCGGCCATTCATGCCTCCTGGCGAGCTTCCCGAACGCGTCCGGTCAGGACACCACCGTCCTGTTCGACCCCGGCAACTTCTCGCACGGCTTCGAAGGGATCACCGGCCTCGACGCGATCCTGATCACCCACCAGCACCCCGACCACGCTGACACGGCACGGCTGCCCGCGCTCGTCGAGGCGAACCCGCAGGCCGCGCTGTACGCCGATCCGCAGACAGCGGCGCAGCTCGGCGGGTCCTGGCAGGCCGTCAACGTCGGCGACGAGCTGTCGATCGGGCATCTGACAGTGCGCGGGGCGGGCGGCACCCATGCGGTCATCCACCCGGAAATCCCTGTCATAGACAATATTTCGTATCTGGTCGGCGACGGGGAGCACTCGGCCAGGCTGATGCATCCCGGTGACGCGCTGTTCGTGCCCGGCGAACCGGTCGACGTGCTGGCGACCCCGGCGGCGGCCCCGTGGCTGAAGATCTCCGAGGCGGTCGACTATCTGCGCGCCGTGGCCCCAGCCCACGCGGTGCCGATCCACCAGGCGATCATCGACCCCGTCGGGCGGCCGATCTTCTACGGCCGGCTGACCGAGATGACCGACACCGACTTCCAGGTCCTCGAGCAGGAGAGCGCCACCGAGTTCTGA
- a CDS encoding family 1 encapsulin nanocompartment shell protein — protein sequence MNNLYRDLAPITAAAWAEIEQEAARTFKRHIAGRRVVDVSEPGGPVTAAVSTGHLLDVTSPGDGVVAHLREARPLVRLRVPFTVNRTDIDDVERGSQDSDWDPVKEAAKKLAFAEDRAIFEGYEAAQIGGIRKSSSCPSLALPEDPRDIPDVISQALSELRLAGVDGPYSVLLSADVYTKVSETTAHGYPIREHLNRLVDGDIIWAPAIDGAFVLSTRGGDFDLQLGTDVCIGYLSHDAATVQLYLEETLTFLCYTAEASVALGA from the coding sequence ATGAACAACCTGTACCGGGACCTGGCCCCGATCACCGCCGCGGCGTGGGCCGAGATCGAACAGGAGGCCGCCCGCACGTTCAAGCGGCATATCGCGGGCCGCCGTGTGGTGGACGTCAGCGAGCCGGGCGGCCCGGTCACCGCCGCTGTCAGCACCGGCCACCTTCTCGACGTGACGTCACCCGGTGACGGTGTCGTCGCCCATCTGCGCGAGGCCCGGCCGCTGGTGCGGTTGCGGGTTCCGTTCACCGTCAACCGAACCGACATCGACGACGTCGAGCGCGGTTCGCAGGATTCGGACTGGGATCCGGTCAAGGAGGCCGCCAAGAAGCTGGCGTTCGCCGAGGACCGGGCGATCTTCGAGGGTTACGAGGCCGCGCAGATCGGCGGTATCCGCAAGTCGAGCTCGTGCCCGAGCCTCGCGCTGCCCGAGGACCCCCGCGACATCCCCGATGTGATCAGCCAGGCCCTGTCGGAGCTGCGGCTCGCCGGCGTCGACGGTCCCTACAGCGTGCTGCTGTCGGCCGACGTGTACACCAAGGTCAGTGAGACCACCGCGCACGGCTATCCGATCCGCGAGCATCTCAACCGGCTCGTCGACGGCGACATCATCTGGGCGCCCGCCATCGACGGCGCATTCGTGTTGTCCACCCGCGGAGGCGATTTCGACCTGCAGCTCGGCACCGACGTGTGCATCGGGTACCTGTCCCACGATGCGGCGACCGTCCAGCTGTACCTGGAGGAGACGCTGACGTTCCTGTGCTACACCGCGGAGGCCTCGGTCGCCCTCGGCGCGTGA
- a CDS encoding Dyp-type peroxidase — MPDPLPQPVLAPLTPAAIFLVATIDEGGERSVHDALPDIAGLVRAVGFRDPAKRLSVVTSIGSDAWDRLFSGPRPAELHPFVELDGGRHHAPSTPGDLLFHIRAETMDVCFELATKLVAAMGAITVVDETHGFRFFDNRDLLGFVDGTENPDGPLADSATRIGDEDPDFAGGCYVHVQKYVHDMTAWNALSTEEQERVIGRTKLDDIELDDAVKPANSHVALNVIADEDGTELKIVRHNMPFGEVGKGEFGTYFIGYSRTAAVTERMLRNMFLGDPPGNTDRVLDFSTAVTGSMFFTPINDFLDDPPPLPTTAATGPTGTVESVGYPGSLEIGSLKVRRG, encoded by the coding sequence GTGCCCGATCCCCTGCCGCAGCCGGTTCTGGCTCCGCTGACCCCGGCAGCGATCTTCCTGGTGGCCACCATCGACGAGGGCGGCGAACGGTCCGTGCACGACGCACTGCCCGACATCGCGGGCCTGGTGCGCGCGGTCGGATTCCGCGACCCGGCCAAACGGCTGTCGGTGGTGACGTCGATCGGCTCCGACGCCTGGGACCGGTTGTTCTCCGGGCCGCGCCCGGCCGAGCTGCACCCGTTCGTCGAACTCGACGGCGGCCGTCACCACGCGCCGTCGACCCCGGGTGACCTGTTGTTCCACATTCGCGCCGAGACCATGGACGTGTGCTTCGAGTTGGCGACCAAACTGGTCGCGGCGATGGGCGCGATCACCGTCGTCGACGAGACCCACGGCTTCCGGTTCTTCGACAACCGGGATCTGCTCGGGTTCGTCGACGGCACCGAGAACCCGGACGGCCCGTTGGCCGACAGCGCCACCCGCATCGGTGACGAGGATCCCGACTTCGCCGGCGGCTGCTACGTGCACGTCCAGAAGTACGTCCACGACATGACGGCGTGGAACGCGTTGTCGACCGAGGAGCAGGAGCGGGTGATCGGCCGCACCAAGCTCGACGACATCGAGCTCGACGACGCGGTCAAACCGGCCAACTCCCATGTCGCGCTGAACGTCATCGCCGACGAGGACGGCACCGAGCTGAAGATCGTGCGCCACAACATGCCGTTCGGCGAGGTGGGCAAGGGTGAGTTCGGGACGTATTTCATCGGATACTCGCGCACCGCGGCCGTCACCGAGCGGATGCTGCGCAACATGTTCCTCGGCGACCCGCCCGGCAACACCGACCGGGTGCTGGACTTCTCCACCGCGGTGACGGGGTCGATGTTCTTCACCCCGATCAACGACTTCCTCGACGATCCGCCCCCGTTGCCCACCACCGCCGCCACCGGTCCGACCGGCACCGTGGAATCGGTCGGCTATCCCGGCTCTCTGGAGATCGGCAGCCTGAAAGTCCGCCGTGGTTGA
- a CDS encoding S9 family peptidase, whose amino-acid sequence MSGDIAPPTAKRVDTRREHHGDVFVDPYEWLRDKSSKDVIDYLEAENAFVEHVTEDLAPLRQKIFDEIKARTKETDLSVPTRRGDWWYYGRSFQGKQYGVQCRCPVTDPDDWTPPELDENTEIPGEQVLLDENIEAEGHDFFSLGAATVSIDGNILAYSVDVKGDERYTLRFKDLRTGKRYDDEIEGIGAGATWAADNQTVYYVTVDDAWRPDTVWRHRLGAETPDEKVYHEPDERYWIGVGRTRSNKYLMIAAGSAVTSELRYADATDPDAEFTVVWPRRDAVEYSVEHAVVGGEDRFLILHNDGAENFTLVEAPVADPTDVRTLIDHRDDVRLDAVDAFDSHLVLSYRSQALPRIQLWPLTDTGYGTAQDVSFDSELMSVGLSANPNWSAPKLRIGATSFVTPVRIYDLDLATGERTLLREQPVLGDYRPEDYVERRDWAVAADGARVPISIIHRAGLQFPAPALLYGYGAYESCEDPRFSIARLSLLDRGMVFAVAHVRGGGELGRPWYEHGKLLEKRNTFTDFIAVAQHLVDTGITRSENLVAYGGSAGGLLMGAVANMAPDLFAGILAAVPFVDPLTTILDPSLPLTVTEWDEWGNPLEDPEVYRYMKSYSPYENVETKNYPAILAMTSLNDTRVYYVEPAKWVAALRYSQADPSADAAKVLLKTEMNAGHGGISGRYERWKETAFQYAWVLDVAKAEHSG is encoded by the coding sequence GTGAGCGGTGACATCGCACCACCCACCGCCAAGCGGGTCGACACCCGCCGGGAGCATCACGGGGACGTCTTCGTCGATCCGTACGAATGGCTGCGCGACAAGTCCAGCAAGGACGTCATCGACTACCTGGAAGCCGAGAACGCGTTCGTCGAACACGTCACCGAGGACCTTGCGCCGTTGCGGCAGAAGATCTTCGACGAGATCAAAGCCAGGACCAAGGAGACCGACCTGTCGGTGCCCACCCGCCGCGGCGACTGGTGGTACTACGGCCGCAGCTTCCAGGGCAAGCAGTACGGCGTGCAATGCCGCTGCCCCGTCACCGATCCCGACGACTGGACGCCGCCGGAACTCGACGAGAACACCGAGATCCCCGGCGAGCAGGTGCTGCTCGACGAGAACATCGAGGCCGAGGGGCACGACTTCTTCTCCCTCGGTGCGGCCACCGTCAGCATCGACGGGAACATCCTGGCGTACTCGGTCGACGTCAAGGGCGATGAGCGGTACACGCTGCGGTTCAAGGACTTACGGACCGGAAAGCGCTACGACGACGAGATCGAAGGCATCGGTGCGGGCGCCACCTGGGCGGCCGACAACCAGACCGTCTACTACGTCACCGTCGACGACGCGTGGCGGCCCGACACGGTGTGGCGGCATCGGCTGGGTGCCGAGACGCCCGACGAGAAGGTCTACCACGAACCCGACGAGCGGTACTGGATCGGCGTGGGTCGGACCCGCAGCAACAAGTACCTGATGATCGCCGCCGGCAGCGCGGTGACCTCGGAGCTGCGCTACGCCGACGCCACCGACCCCGACGCCGAGTTCACCGTCGTGTGGCCGCGACGCGACGCGGTCGAGTATTCGGTCGAGCACGCCGTGGTCGGCGGTGAGGACCGCTTTCTGATCCTGCACAACGACGGGGCCGAGAACTTCACCCTGGTCGAGGCGCCGGTCGCCGACCCGACCGACGTGCGCACCCTGATCGACCACCGCGACGACGTCCGGTTGGACGCCGTCGACGCGTTCGACAGCCACCTGGTGCTGAGCTACCGCAGCCAGGCCCTGCCGCGGATCCAGTTGTGGCCGCTGACCGACACCGGATACGGCACGGCGCAGGACGTCTCGTTCGACTCCGAGCTGATGTCGGTGGGGCTGTCGGCCAACCCGAACTGGAGCGCACCGAAACTGCGCATCGGCGCGACGTCCTTCGTCACACCGGTGCGCATCTACGATCTGGACCTCGCCACCGGGGAACGCACGCTGCTGCGCGAACAGCCGGTGCTGGGCGACTACCGGCCCGAGGACTACGTCGAGCGCCGGGACTGGGCCGTCGCGGCCGACGGTGCCCGGGTCCCGATCTCGATCATCCACCGGGCCGGGCTGCAGTTCCCGGCGCCCGCGCTGCTCTACGGATACGGCGCCTACGAATCCTGTGAGGATCCGCGGTTCTCCATCGCGCGGCTGTCCCTGCTGGACCGCGGCATGGTGTTCGCGGTCGCGCACGTGCGCGGCGGCGGCGAACTCGGCAGGCCCTGGTACGAGCACGGCAAGTTGCTGGAGAAGCGCAACACCTTCACCGACTTCATCGCGGTGGCCCAGCATCTCGTCGACACCGGGATCACCCGGTCGGAGAACCTGGTGGCCTACGGCGGCAGCGCGGGTGGGCTGTTGATGGGCGCGGTGGCCAACATGGCGCCGGACCTGTTCGCAGGCATCCTGGCCGCGGTGCCGTTCGTCGATCCGCTGACCACGATCCTCGATCCGTCGCTGCCGCTGACCGTCACCGAATGGGACGAATGGGGCAATCCGCTGGAAGACCCCGAGGTCTACCGGTACATGAAGTCCTACTCACCGTACGAGAACGTCGAGACGAAGAACTATCCGGCGATCCTGGCGATGACGTCGCTGAACGACACCAGGGTGTACTACGTCGAACCCGCAAAATGGGTTGCCGCGCTGCGCTATTCGCAGGCCGACCCGAGCGCTGACGCGGCGAAGGTGCTGCTCAAGACGGAGATGAACGCCGGCCACGGCGGCATCAGCGGGCGCTACGAGCGATGGAAGGAGACCGCGTTCCAGTACGCGTGGGTCCTCGACGTCGCGAAGGCCGAACACTCCGGTTAG
- a CDS encoding glutathione peroxidase → MTSALTEIPLTTLDGRPTTLAELADGAALVVNVASKCGLTPQYSALEQLAKDYGPRGLTVIGVPCNQFMGQEPGTAEEIQTFCSTTYGVTFPLLAKTDVNGADRHPLYAELTKAADDTGEAGDVQWNFEKFLLAPSGEVVKRFRPRTTPDAPEVVAAIEAVLPR, encoded by the coding sequence ATGACTTCTGCGCTCACCGAGATCCCGCTGACCACGCTCGACGGCCGCCCCACCACGTTGGCCGAGTTGGCCGACGGCGCCGCGCTGGTCGTCAACGTCGCGTCCAAATGCGGCCTGACTCCCCAGTACAGCGCGCTCGAACAACTGGCCAAGGACTACGGCCCCCGCGGGCTGACCGTGATCGGGGTGCCGTGCAACCAGTTCATGGGGCAGGAGCCCGGCACCGCGGAGGAGATCCAGACGTTCTGCTCCACCACCTACGGCGTCACGTTCCCGCTGCTGGCCAAGACCGACGTCAACGGCGCCGACCGGCATCCGCTCTACGCCGAACTGACCAAGGCCGCCGACGACACCGGCGAGGCCGGCGACGTGCAGTGGAACTTCGAGAAGTTCCTGCTCGCCCCCAGCGGCGAGGTGGTCAAACGGTTCCGCCCGCGCACCACCCCGGACGCTCCCGAGGTGGTCGCCGCGATCGAGGCCGTGCTGCCGCGATAG
- a CDS encoding ATPase translates to MRLVVVLAVAWWGVVALPAPGRAAPGYCPPSCDGIPDAAWIYPGAIPLASVYRWPALADRAVAVSTPRFEFESWCASPPRTDDPRDYAVAAHAEVSNVPGQWNLLVQVVHWRGDTVTGGRDALQSLEWARMALASCQTTAPEVSPSLTTSEAMQFAAVISDGGRRVMRMYLVVDPASSTLVEMVLWTTIPAAVEWRGVAPDREVFDAMAAPLCTAYLGSCR, encoded by the coding sequence GTGCGATTGGTGGTCGTGCTGGCTGTCGCGTGGTGGGGTGTGGTCGCCCTGCCCGCCCCCGGGCGCGCCGCTCCCGGCTATTGCCCGCCCAGCTGTGACGGCATCCCCGATGCAGCGTGGATCTATCCCGGCGCGATCCCGCTCGCGTCGGTGTACCGCTGGCCCGCCCTCGCCGACCGGGCCGTCGCGGTCAGCACGCCCCGCTTCGAGTTCGAGTCGTGGTGTGCGAGCCCGCCTCGCACCGACGACCCCCGCGACTACGCCGTCGCCGCACACGCCGAGGTCAGCAACGTGCCAGGGCAGTGGAATCTGCTGGTCCAGGTCGTGCACTGGCGCGGCGACACCGTCACCGGCGGCCGCGACGCGCTGCAGAGCCTCGAGTGGGCGCGGATGGCGCTGGCGTCCTGCCAGACGACCGCACCCGAGGTGTCGCCGTCGCTGACCACCAGCGAAGCGATGCAGTTCGCCGCGGTGATCAGTGACGGTGGCCGGCGCGTGATGCGCATGTACCTCGTCGTCGACCCCGCCAGCAGCACGCTGGTCGAGATGGTGCTGTGGACGACGATCCCGGCGGCGGTCGAGTGGCGCGGGGTCGCACCCGACCGGGAGGTCTTCGACGCGATGGCGGCTCCGCTGTGCACCGCGTACCTCGGCTCATGCCGATGA
- the purQ gene encoding phosphoribosylformylglycinamidine synthase subunit PurQ has protein sequence MTARVGVITFPGTLDDIDAARAVRLAGAEPVSLWHADADLKNVDAVIVPGGFSYGDYLRAGAIARFAPLMGEVVAAAGRGMPVLGICNGFQVLCEAGLLPGALTRNQNLHFICRDTWLEVASNTSAWTSRYEQGADLLVPLKSGEGRYVASENVLDELEGEGRVVFRYRENLNGSMRGIAGISSANGRVVGLMPHPEHATEALTGPSDDGLGIFYSVLDAVLAV, from the coding sequence ATGACCGCTCGTGTGGGCGTCATCACCTTCCCGGGCACGCTCGACGACATCGACGCCGCGCGCGCGGTGCGCCTCGCCGGCGCCGAGCCCGTCAGCCTGTGGCACGCCGACGCCGACCTCAAGAACGTCGACGCCGTCATCGTGCCGGGTGGTTTCTCCTACGGCGACTACCTGCGCGCCGGCGCGATCGCGCGCTTCGCGCCGCTGATGGGCGAGGTGGTCGCCGCCGCAGGCCGCGGCATGCCGGTGCTGGGTATCTGCAACGGCTTCCAGGTGCTCTGCGAGGCGGGTCTGCTGCCCGGCGCCCTGACCCGCAACCAGAATCTGCACTTCATCTGCCGGGACACCTGGCTGGAGGTCGCGTCGAACACCTCGGCGTGGACGTCGCGCTACGAGCAGGGCGCCGATCTGCTGGTGCCGCTGAAGTCCGGCGAGGGCCGCTACGTCGCGAGCGAGAACGTGCTCGACGAACTCGAGGGTGAGGGCCGCGTGGTGTTCCGCTACCGCGAGAACCTCAACGGCTCGATGCGTGGCATCGCCGGTATCAGCTCGGCCAACGGGCGGGTCGTCGGCCTGATGCCGCATCCCGAGCATGCCACCGAGGCCCTGACCGGCCCGTCCGATGACGGGCTCGGCATCTTCTACTCCGTGCTGGACGCGGTCCTGGCGGTCTGA